The following DNA comes from Methanosarcina vacuolata Z-761.
TTTATTTTTACTGCCCGGCATCCCCACCTGGTAAAAAAGCTAATACTTATCGGGAGCGGCCCATACGAAGAAAAATATACTGAGTGCGTAGCGAAGACCCGGATAAACCGGCTCGGAAAAGAAGACCTGGAGAACTTCATTTGCCTGACCGAAACCCTGAACGATCCTTCAGCTAAAAACCGGAATGAAGCCCTGTGTAATTTTGGGAAGTTAATCTCGAAAGCCGATACTTATGATCCGCTTCCCCATAAAGATGAGGTGCTTGAGTGCAACTACGAGAGCTTCAAAGGCGTATGGGAAGAAGTAAGTGAACTGAGAAGCCAAGGAAAACTGCTCGAAATCGGAAAAGAAATTCGCTGCCAGGTAGTTGCAATTCATGGTGACTATGACCCCCATCCTTTTGAAGGAGTTAGAGACCCTCTTTCCGGGGTTTTGAAGGATTTCAGGTTCATTTTGCTGGAAAAATGCGGGCACAAACCCTGGATCGAAAGGGAGCAAAGGAAAGGTTTTACAGTTTACTGAGGAACGAAATTTAAGTAAAAAAGAAAAGCGGGAATAAGGAAAAGTGGAAAAGAGAAAAACAAAAAAGGAACAGTGAGAATCTTGATAGAACAGTCTCAGTTAATATATTTTATTGCAGCCTCTGCGGCACTTACGCTTCTTCCGGGCCCTGATATTCTATTCGTAATTACCCAGAGCATT
Coding sequences within:
- a CDS encoding alpha/beta fold hydrolase; the protein is MNKLRKYGKPPFGLAVIHGGPGAPGEMAPVARELSDFGGVLEPLQTAVTVEGQVRELKEVLEGHSDLPVTLIGFSWGAMLSFIFTARHPHLVKKLILIGSGPYEEKYTECVAKTRINRLGKEDLENFICLTETLNDPSAKNRNEALCNFGKLISKADTYDPLPHKDEVLECNYESFKGVWEEVSELRSQGKLLEIGKEIRCQVVAIHGDYDPHPFEGVRDPLSGVLKDFRFILLEKCGHKPWIEREQRKGFTVY